The sequence CAGAAATAATCCCTCTGTAGCGCCACTGACGGTTTTCTGCGACTTCGATGGACCAATTGTCGATGTCTCTAAGCGCTATTACACCACCTACAAGCTAGCACTGGCTGATACGCGATCGGCTTATCAAGCCCAAGGAATCACGTTACCGATTCAACAGCTTGAAGCCCAGCAGTTTTGGGAGATGAAACAGGATCGGGTGGCGGATGAAGACATTGCCCTATGTTCTGGTGTACAAGGGGAACAATTTGAGTTTTTCCTATCACGAGTCTTAGAAATTGTCAATCAACCCTTACTGTTACATCTGGATAAGCTGCAACCGGGAGTGCGGTGGGCATTAGCCAGACTCCATTCTCAAGGTATCCGGCTGGTATTGGTGACGTTACGCTGTCAGGAACAAGCGACACAAATTTTGAGAAATTACGGGTTGACTCGTCTGTTTAGCGGTATTTATGGAACTTACGACGATCAAGCCGCCTATCGGAATAATGTTGAACTCAAGCAACAACTTTTAGCACAAGCCTTAACCGAACAGGTTTGTCTTTCACTACAGCCGCAGTCGGCGTGGATGATTGGTGACACAGAGGCGGATCTCCTCGCCGCCCAAGCGGTATCTATTCCGACTGTAGCGCTTACATGTGGGATTCGTTCCTATCGTTATCTCCAGCAATTCCAACCCACTCACACTTGCTATGATCTGCTGGCAGCGGCTGATTATCTTTTGGGAAAGATGAAGTGAAAACAGATGATGATTGCCTATATGCTGGCTAATCCAGAACGAACGCAGCCTACCTACGGCTAAACGGAAGTCGTTCACCCGATTTAGGACTGTTCGAGTAAGTGTATCTGTTCCCACCAACGACTCAGGGGATAATACACCACAGGTGCCCACAAACTACTGAGAATCGCTGAGGATAGGGCAATACGCTGGTGATCTATCCAAATTTCTGCTAACGTGCGATCGCCCATAAAACTGTACTGAATTGCTGTCACCGTCTCCGCGACAACCGCCATCCCAAATACAATTAGCGCCACGGAAATAAAATCTTCCTGAATATATCGCTGCTTCTGCATTCGAGCTGTTAAAATTCCCACTAACACTAGACTCAGGACATGAGTGGGTTCAGGGGCAGTTATCCCATCTTGAATCAAACCCAATGTTAACCCTGCCATCGCCCCCTGAAAAGCGGTGCGTTTGATACTCCAGGCAACCACCCAAATTAACAACCAATTCGGGGCAATTCCTAGCAATTCCATGCCCGGTAACCGAGTGGGTAAAGCCATCACACATAC comes from Coleofasciculus chthonoplastes PCC 7420 and encodes:
- a CDS encoding HAD family hydrolase is translated as MSGVAAYDWQSPPCDRSHRNNPSVAPLTVFCDFDGPIVDVSKRYYTTYKLALADTRSAYQAQGITLPIQQLEAQQFWEMKQDRVADEDIALCSGVQGEQFEFFLSRVLEIVNQPLLLHLDKLQPGVRWALARLHSQGIRLVLVTLRCQEQATQILRNYGLTRLFSGIYGTYDDQAAYRNNVELKQQLLAQALTEQVCLSLQPQSAWMIGDTEADLLAAQAVSIPTVALTCGIRSYRYLQQFQPTHTCYDLLAAADYLLGKMK
- the mreD gene encoding rod shape-determining protein MreD; translated protein: MFNLSQFSPQVRQLLNWTVTAGSVLVCVMALPTRLPGMELLGIAPNWLLIWVVAWSIKRTAFQGAMAGLTLGLIQDGITAPEPTHVLSLVLVGILTARMQKQRYIQEDFISVALIVFGMAVVAETVTAIQYSFMGDRTLAEIWIDHQRIALSSAILSSLWAPVVYYPLSRWWEQIHLLEQS